A genome region from Salvia splendens isolate huo1 chromosome 19, SspV2, whole genome shotgun sequence includes the following:
- the LOC121779287 gene encoding rust resistance kinase Lr10-like, giving the protein MIIIALGALQRFFLLRDLQINANKSKLIQKKKRGRDSNPTPIFPTIKNRPHESLPKLSYPSATFPLLYTFPKSDFPYSHTSATEPHLCNKNSGKFLLLKSTAEFEECRILNSVLTVKSKFSASKSLPFQLCELHNQVLLKEVERRRAIGGVEQFKIEAWFAWLPGAQSIDELPRRVHVGIPFTLSDVIVVSLVVRFIMGFLGGMWFLIYKFRRRHLSEYEDVESFLQNDNHLSPIRYSYSDIKKMTRNFREKLGEGGFGSVYKGKLRSGHYVAVKLLGKVNINDKDFINEIGTIGRIHHVNVVQLVGYCAERSKRVLILDFMPKGSLDKYILNPEKASSLDWGMKFKIAVGVARGIQYLHCGCDIKILHFDIKPHNILLDDKFVPKVSDFGLAKLCLVGKDTVTMTAARGTIGYVAPELINRSIGLVSHKADVYSFGMLLMDMAGVNRELRGNKDDSTKYFPDWIYDCINKGVGIGIVEEEDNNVDDENGIGKSVLEKMTIVGLWCIQMNPDNRPSMNKVLEMLEGDVEDLKIPEHPSHLVNEDKSRAADSAGSESQLDYDNGSVIEISIA; this is encoded by the exons ATGATCATCATCGCACTTGGGGCCT TGCAAAgatttttcctcctccgtgatctgcaaataaatgctaacaaatccaaattaatccaaaaaaaaaagagaggaaggGATTCGAATCCCACTCCTATTTTTCCCACGATTAAAAACCGCCCCCATGAATCTCTCCCTAAATTAAGCTACCCATCAGCCACCTTCCCCCTATTATATACTTTTCCTAAATCAGATTTCCCCTATTCTCACACCTCTGCAACCGAGCCGCATCTCTGCAACAAGAATTCAGGGAAATTTCTCCTTTTGAAATCCACGGCAGAATTCGAAGAGTGCCGAATTCTCAATTCAGTCCTAACTGTG AAATCGAAATTCTCAGCTTCAAAGAGCCTCCCATTTCAGCTTTGTGAACTCCACAACCAAGTCCTACTCAAGGAG gttgagcggcgacgagcaattggtggtgttgagcaatttaaaattgaagcatggtttg CTTGGCTCCCGGGAGCTCAATCCATCGATGAGCTCCCAAGGAGGGTTCATGTTGGGATACCGTTTACTCTTTCTGATGTGATCGTTGTTAGCTTGGTTGTAAGATTCATCATGGGGTTTCTCGGCGGGATGTGGTTCCTGATCTACAAATTCCGGAGAAGGCATTTGTCCGAGTACGAGGATGTAGAGAGCTTCCTACAAAATGACAACCATTTGTCCCCTATCAGGTACTCCTACTCAGACATAAAGAAGATGACTAGAAATTTTCGAGAAAAACTAGGTGAAGGTGGTTTCGGCTCTGTTTACAAAGGAAAGCTTCGGAGTGGCCATTACGTAGCAGTCAAGCTTCTGGGAAAAGTCAACATAAATGACAAAGATTTCATCAATGAAATCGGAACAATTGGGAGGATCCATCATGTCAATGTTGTCCAACTTGTTGGATATTGTGCAGAGAGATCCAAGCGTGTACTCATTCTCGATTTCATGCCAAAAGGTTCTCTTGACAAGTACATCTTGAACCCAGAAAAAGCATCTTCATTGGATTGGGGTATGAAATTCAAGATTGCAGTTGGAGTGGCTCGAGGGATTCAATATTTGCATTGTGGTTGTGATATCAAGATCTTGCATTTTGATATCAAACCTCACAATATACTTCTTGATGACAAGTTTGTCCCCAAGGTCTCTGATTTCGGGCTAGCAAAGTTATGCTTAGTAGGTAAGGACACAGTGACGATGACTGCTGCTAGAGGCACTATAGGCTATGTTGCTCCGGAACTCATCAACAGAAGCATTGGCCTAGTGTCTCACAAGGCCGATGTGTACAGTTTTGGGATGCTATTGATGGATATGGCGGGCGTAAACAGAGAGTTGAGGGGAAACAAAGATGATTCAACCAAGTATTTCCCTGATTGGATATATGATTGCATTAACAAAGGCGTGGGGATAGGAATTGTTGAAGAAGAGGACAACAATGTTGATGATGAAAATGGGATTGGGAAGAGTGTACTTGAGAAGATGACAATAGTTGGGTTGTGGTGCATACAAATGAATCCAGATAATCGTCCATCAATGAATAAAGTGTTGGAGATGTTGGAAGGTGATGTTGAAGATTTGAAGATTCCGGAGCATCCATCTCACTTAGTAAACGAGGACAAGAGTCGGGCTGCAGATTCAGCTGGTTCTGAATCGCAATTGGATTATGACAACGGTAGTGTCATTGAGATTAGTATAGCTTGA
- the LOC121779460 gene encoding protein LPA2-like produces the protein MALILHPSPSSSSSFTTNKPNPLFHAPLRPKFRIKFQLEEETPSTQSTEKPGNPPPGSGFGASAKKKQSKGKRERASIIRREPMEKPRFVSAQEAARVEELSKNESAFLLAWSGLGAIILVQGIALAASGFLPEAWDGFLVKYLYPSFTPTVFLFVAGTVIYGVSKYLQNEKSESEN, from the exons ATGGCGCTAATACTTCACCCATCGCCATCCTCATCTTCATCGTTTACCACCAATAAACCCAATCCCCTCTTCCACGCACCCCTCCGCCCCAAGTTCCGCATCAAATTCCAGCTGGAAGAAGAAACCCCTTCGACCCAATCCACAGAGAAGCCCGGGAATCCGCCTCCGGGTTCGGGATTCGGCGCCTCGGCaaagaagaagcagtcgaaagggaagagagagagggcTTCAATTATCCGCAGAGAGCCTATGGAGAAGCCGAGATTCGTGTCGGCGCAGGAGGCGGCTCGTGTGGAGGAGCTGAGTAAGAACGAGAGCGCTTTCCTGCTTGCTTGGTCGGGCCTCGGCGCGATTATTCTGGTCCAGGGCATTGCTCTTGCCGCTTCAG GTTTTCTACCAGAAGCATGGGATGGCTTCTTGGTCAAGTACCTCTACCCGTCCTTCACTCCTACCGTCTTCTTGTTTGTTGCTGGGACCGTTATATATGGTGTTTCGAAGTATTTGCAGAACGAGAAATCTGAAAGTGAAAACTGA
- the LOC121779459 gene encoding UDP-glucuronate 4-epimerase 3-like, whose product MASDRSLFIQRRWSFFPTPRLIFWMSIFAALILFLFFHSPPDLSPDRRALAASWGGHSWERRVLDSGRPLYKGEVSASGGRGHLSVLVTGAAGFVGSHVALALRRRGDGVVGMDNFNSYYDPSLKRARRKLLDRADVFVVEGDINDAALLNKLFDIVAFTHVMHLAAQAGVRYAMHNPGAYVHSNIAGLVSVFEACKAANPQPAVVWASSSSVYGLNSKIPFSEKDQTDKPASLYAATKKAGEEIAHTYNHIYGLSITGLRFFTVYGPWGRPDMAYFFFTKDILKGKPISIFEGPHHQSVARDFTYIDDIVKGCLASIDTAQQSTGSSGKKKGPAQLRVYNLGNTSPVPVSKLVSILEKLLKTKAKKHVLPMPRNGDVVCTHANISRAHKELHYKPTTDLQAGLKKFVRWYLDYYSGNRKRLYWLTHI is encoded by the coding sequence ATGGCCAGCGACCGGTCGCTCTTCATCCAACGGAGATGGAGTTTTTTCCCGACCCCTCGCCTGATCTTTTGGATGTCGATTTTTGCCGCCTTGATCTTGTTCCTCTTCTTCCACTCGCCCCCGGATCTCTCCCCTGACCGCCGCGCCCTAGCCGCCTCATGGGGCGGTCATAGTTGGGAGCGCCGCGTCCTGGACTCAGGCCGCCCCCTCTACAAAGGGGAGGTGTCAGCCTCCGGTGGCCGTGGCCACCTCTCCGTCCTTGTGACTGGCGCCGCGGGTTTCGTGGGCAGCCACGTCGCCCTGGCCCTAAGGCGCCGCGGCGACGGCGTGGTGGGCATGGACAACTTCAACAGCTACTACGACCCCTCCCTAAAACGCGCCCGCCGCAAGCTCCTCGACCGGGCGGACGTGTTTGTTGTCGAGGGCGACATCAACGACGCCGCCCTCCTCAACAAGCTCTTCGACATCGTGGCCTTCACGCATGTCATGCACCTTGCGGCCCAAGCCGGGGTCCGCTACGCCATGCACAACCCTGGCGCGTACGTCCATAGCAACATCGCGGGCCTCGTCAGCGTATTTGAGGCGTGCAAGGCTGCCAACCCGCAGCCCGCGGTCGTCTGGGCCTCGTCGAGCTCCGTATACGGCCTCAACTCGAAGATCCCATTCTCCGAGAAGGACCAGACGGACAAACCGGCGAGCTTGTATGCCGCGACCAAGAAAGCCGGCGAGGAGATCGCGCACACGTACAACCACATCTACGGTCTCTCGATAACCGGGCTGAGGTTCTTCACGGTGTACGGGCCATGGGGGCGGCCCGACATGGCCTACTTTTTCTTCACCAAGGACATCCTCAAGGGGAAGCCCATCTCCATATTCGAAGGCCCTCACCACCAGAGTGTGGCGAGGGACTTCACGTATATTGACGACATCGTCAAGGGCTGCCTGGCTTCCATTGACACCGCGCAGCAGAGCACGGGTAGCAGCGGGAAGAAGAAGGGACCCGCGCAGCTGCGTGTGTATAATCTTGGTAACACCTCGCCCGTGCCGGTGAGCAAGCTTGTGAGCATACTCGAGAAGCTGTTGAAGACGAAGGCGAAGAAGCATGTGCTGCCAATGCCACGCAACGGCGATGTCGTGTGTACGCATGCGAATATCAGCCGGGCGCACAAGGAGCTGCACTACAAGCCTACCACTGACTTGCAGGCTGGTCTTAAGAAATTTGTACGTTGGTATCTTGATTACTACTCTGGAAACAGAAAGAGGCTTTATTGGTTAActcatatttga
- the LOC121778318 gene encoding 40S ribosomal protein S20-2-like: MAFAAVKHSKPGLEEPLEQIHKIRITLSSKNVKNLEKVCADLVRGAKDKRLRVKGPVRMPTKVLKITTRKSPCGEGTNTFDRFELRVHKRVIDLFSSPDVVKQITSITIEPGVEVEVTIADS, translated from the exons ATGGCGTTCGCAGCGGTTAAACACTCAAAGCCAGGGCTAGAGGAGCCCCTGGAGCAGATTCACAAGATTCGTATTACACTTTCTTCCAAGAACGTGAAGAATTTGGAGAAAG TCTGTGCCGACTTGGTGCGTGGTGCCAAGGACAAGAGGCTCAGAGTCAAGGGACCAGTGAGAATGCCCACTAAGGTTCTCAAGATCACTACTAGGAAATCTCCTTGTGGTGAAG GTACCAACACCTTTGATAGGTTTGAGCTTAGGGTTCACAAGCGAGTGATTGACCTTTTCAGCTCACCCGATGTCGTGAAGCAGATCACCTCAATTACCATTGAACCTGGTGTAGAGGTCGAAGTCACAATTGCAGATTCTTAG